From Diospyros lotus cultivar Yz01 chromosome 4, ASM1463336v1, whole genome shotgun sequence, a single genomic window includes:
- the LOC127798831 gene encoding auxin-induced protein 22B-like: protein MAFEADHNLKATELRLGLPGTDESENQQTRNNKRALHETAEDGGAKGGCDAKHGGQESAPTAKAQVVGWPPIRSYRKNTFLPKKNEVETGVYVKVSMDGAPYLRKIDLKVYNGYPELLKALENMFKLTIGEYSEREGYRRSEYAPTYEDKDGDWMLVGDVPWDMFVSSCKRLRIMKWSEASGFECGV from the exons ATGGCGTTTGAAGCTGATCACAATCTCAAGGCAACCGAGCTCAGGCTGGGGTTGCCGGGGACAGATGAGTCTGAGAATCAACAAACTAGGAACAACAAGAGAGCGCTGCATGAGACGGCGGAGGACGGTGGCGCGAAGGGTGGCTGCGATGCCAAGCACGGAGGCCAAGAAAGTGCACCCACCGCCAA AGCACAAGTTGTTGGGTGGCCACCAATCAGATCCTACCGGAAGAACACCTTCCTGCCGAAGAAGAATGAGGTGGAGACTGGGGTGTACGTGAAAGTGAGCATGGATGGAGCTCCTTATCTGAGGAAGATTGATTTGAAGGTTTACAATGGCTATCCGGAGCTGCTGAAAGCTTTGGAGAACATGTTCAAGCTCACCATAG GTGAATACTCTGAGAGAGAAGGCTATAGAAGATCAGAATATGCACCAACTTATGAAGACAAAGATGGAGACTGGATGCTGGTTGGAGATGTTCCTTGGGA CATGTTTGTGTCATCCTGCAAGAGGCTGAGAATAATGAAATGGTCAGAGGCAAGTGGGTTTGAATGTGGGGTATGA